One window of the Aquila chrysaetos chrysaetos chromosome 8, bAquChr1.4, whole genome shotgun sequence genome contains the following:
- the LOC115344279 gene encoding heat shock protein 30C-like translates to MLCRMHLAPFASSSLATRLGTVRTLWPHAETIFTELQQEMEKAREFMSSFEQLLSSHGAAALERAPSTSTALTQGSGEGFSVCQDVKNFAPEQLSVKVVGRKVVLVGQKETQNVDEKGSFSYKYEVLKREWDVPEEVDAEALTCSLSKEGQLRIEAPRLALPAAPERNVPIQVSPAAPQPGPASEDGATNKAQV, encoded by the coding sequence aTGCTTTGCCGAATGCATCTCGCACCATTCGCCTCCAGCTCCCTGGCCACCCGGCTGGGCACAGTGAGGACCCTCTGGCCGCACGCTGAGACCATCTTcactgagctgcagcaggagatggagaaaGCTCGGGAATTCATGAGCAGCTTCGAGCAGCTCCTGAGCAGCCACGGAGCCGCTGCCTTGGAGCGAGCCCCgagcaccagcacagccctgacCCAGGGCTCCGGGGAGGGCTTCTCCGTCTGCCAGGACGTGAAGAACTTTGCACCGGAGCAGCTGTCGGTGAAGGTGGTGGGCAGAAAGGTGGTGCTGGTGGGGCAGAAGGAGACGCAGAACGTCGATGAGAAGGGCTCCTTCTCCTACAAGTACGAGGTGCTGAAGCGGGAGTGGGACGTGCCCGAAGAGGTGGATGCCGAAGCGCTGACATGCTCCCTGTCCAAGGAAGGGCAGCTCCGCATCGAAGCCCCCAGGCTGGCCCTGCCGGCTGCTCCAGAGAGGAACGTGCCCATCCAGgtcagccctgcagccccacagcctGGACCAGCCTCTGAGGATGGAGCCACCAACAAAGCCCAGGTGTAA
- the RAB5C gene encoding ras-related protein Rab-5C: protein MAGRGGAARPNGPAAGNKICQFKLVLLGESAVGKSSLVLRFVKGQFHEYQESTIGAAFLTQTVCLDDTTVKFEIWDTAGQERYHSLAPMYYRGAQAAIVVYDITNTDTFVRAKNWVKELQRQASPNIVIALAGNKADLATKRAVDFQDAQTYADDNSLLFMETSAKTAMNVNEIFMAIAKKLPKNEPQNAPGGPGRNRVVDLQESSQPSRSQCCSN from the exons ATGGCAGGTCGAGGTGGAGCTGCTCGACCGAATGGACCAGCTGCTGGAAACAAAATCTGCCAGTTTAAACTTGTTCTCCTGGGAGAGTCAGCAGTGGGGAAGTCCAGCCTCGTTCTGCGCTTTGTGAAGGGGCAGTTCCATGAGTACCAGGAGAGCACAATTGGAG CTGCCTTCCTAACACAGACAGTCTGTCTGGATGACACAACGGTGAAGTTTGAAATATGGGATACAGCAGGGCAAGAGCGGTATCACAGCCTGGCGCCAATGTATTACCGAGGTGCCCAGGCAGCCATTGTTGTCTACGACATCACTAACACA GACACATTTGTACGAGCCAAGAACTGGGTGAAAGAGTTGCAGAGGCAGGCTAGCCCCAATATTGTAATTGCACTAGCAGGAAACAAGGCAGACCTTGCTACCAAGAGAGCTGTGGACTTCCAG GATGCACAAACATATGCAGATGACAACAGCTTGCTGTTCATGGAGACGTCAGCAAAGACAGCGATGAATGTGAATGAAATCTTCATGGCAATAG CCAAGAAACTGCCAAAAAATGAACCGCAGAATGCTCCTGGTGGCCCAGGTAGGAATCGGGTGGTTGACCTTCAGGAGAGCAGTCAGCCTAGCAGGAGCCAGTGCTGCAGCAATTGA
- the LOC115344278 gene encoding heat shock protein 30C-like: MLCRLHFMPPASSSLFPWLGPVRTLWPHPSALFAELERELRLEMERAREFMSSFEQFLSSGSSPSRIGIAAERAPSTSAALTQGSGEGFSVCQDVKDFAPEQLSVKVVGRKVVLVGQKETQSTDEKGSFSYKYEVLKREWDVPEEVDAEALTCSLSKEGQLRIEAPRLALPAAPERNVPIQMGPAVAQPAASTDDGAERAKA; this comes from the coding sequence ATGCTTTGCCGCCTGCACTTCATGCCGCCTGCGTCCAGCTCGCTGTTCCCGTGGCTGGGACCCGTCCGCACCCTCTGGCCGCATCCAAGCGCCCTCTTCGCCGAGCTGGAGCGAGAGCTGCGGCTGGAGATGGAGAGAGCTCGGGAGTTCATGAGCAGCTTCGagcagttcctgagcagcgggagcagccccagccggATCGGCATTGCCGCGGAGCGAGCCCCGAGCACCAGCGCAGCCCTGACCCAGGGCTCCGGGGAGGGCTTCTCCGTCTGCCAGGACGTGAAGGACTTTGCACCGGAGCAGCTGTCGGTGAAGGTGGTGGGCAGAAAGGTGGTGCTGGTGGGGCAGAAGGAGACGCAGAGCACGGACGAGAAGGGCTCCTTCTCCTACAAGTACGAGGTGCTGAAGCGGGAGTGGGACGTGCCCGAAGAGGTGGATGCCGAAGCGCTGACATGCTCCCTGTCCAAGGAAGGGCAGCTCCGCATCGAAGCCCCCAGGCTGGCCCTGCCAGCCGCTCCAGAGAGGAACGTGCCCATCCAGATGGGGCCAGCAGTGgcacagccagcagccagcactgaCGACGGAGCCGAGCGTGCCAAGGCGTGA